A stretch of the Glycine soja cultivar W05 chromosome 13, ASM419377v2, whole genome shotgun sequence genome encodes the following:
- the LOC114380786 gene encoding uncharacterized protein DDB_G0292186-like, with product MLSESSNTHNSSKMSFRITKEDGFFSRLIAKETTTPNSSSRIFYYGETSVAVPFTWEAQPGTPKHPLSETSLPPLTPPPSYFSSPKKSHNTKRRNYYSNKAINIFSSIFLRLVGSRKSLQNHHHVSPSSSWSSPSSSSSSSSSWSLAHYNNNNNNNNNSSPSFSMRDKGRGQGGRSSKHNKCSNGFRGCYPFGNTRNANVSHGSVD from the coding sequence ATGCTGAGTGAAAGTTCCAACACCCACAACTCATCTAAAATGTCCTTCAGAATAACGAAGGAGGATGGGTTCTTCTCTAGGCTAATAGCCAAGGAAACTACCACCCCCAACTCTTCTTCAAGGATCTTCTACTACGGAGAAACTTCGGTTGCGGTTCCTTTCACATGGGAGGCACAACCTGGTACCCCGAAACACCCTTTGTCAGAGACATCTTTGCCACCTCTTACACCCCCACCTTCCTATTTTTCAAGCCCCAAAAAGTCCCACAACACCAAGAGAAGAAACTACTACTCAAATAAGGCCATCAACATATTTTCAAGCATTTTTCTGAGGCTTGTAGGATCAAGAAAGTctcttcagaatcatcatcatgtgTCACCATCGTCATCTTGGTCGTCACCTTCTTCATcgtcttcatcttcttcttcgtgGTCTTTAGcgcattataataataataataataataataataactcatCGCCCTCGTTTTCCATGAGAGACAAAGGTCGAGGTCAAGGAGGAAGAAGCAGCAAACACAACAAATGTTCTAATGGATTTAGAGGCTGCTATCCCTTTGGCAACACGAGGAACGCAAATGTAAGCCATGGTAGTGTggactaa